Proteins found in one Strigops habroptila isolate Jane chromosome 21, bStrHab1.2.pri, whole genome shotgun sequence genomic segment:
- the LOC115618560 gene encoding actin filament-associated protein 1-like isoform X1 yields the protein MAMVLREGCGALPRLPPALPGLCWGPGGCVRAEPGPRCPGPDPGARCERIRTMARQRDLDKLLSDLRSFLLILDRESLSTVARDKKKSVAELLSRLQSPSSERGAADAEYMIMRCLSPSPQGQPSPGTRMMDATGGRTCECHTTRNLSLHRGSKVPGVSPSPPANGSYEDAEPLGPGHCSGEHRTASPPQHPHAPSTLVPARLSGGADTDSSHYESYEEDEDGVKDRAHYLRRPLGTGRDAEPSGRPEAQLCGFLWRKRWLGQWAKQLFIVREHVLLVSGQRGWMKAGNGAPSRSLSSVLPLQCFRYAADPQPVLELDLRGCHVTCKAKQGKKMPHTLKVTGTAGEVLVIGFQSRQQAEDWRKVIEEVSSDAPGGLASINTPPPPSSGLSRAGKEEEEDRSRQSPARSRRAGEDAKGGFLSVRLRGRWQRLWCAVRQGALRMVPEPGSAQRPVCALRLEGCEVTPGAATGSPQRLRIRIAQRGRELALLQTRSDEEREAWLKTLQARGGAEPASNSPHNEKPRLGNASSCPAAGGLLLRHVPTPNAYMDDPFGQLPPAEAPKHLYSNMERLQQLQQNLDRAVQGQRRRPVSALPMGACSSTPQAAPAAALRSRAASPQWVKVSPDLWSKDLSQSQRTLTLPERKGTRDGLDILIGKRAFPKLEEKVGQLERACHMKGRLKAGSEMNLLTIGKSLKGHIAATSGSAGSEQGSFLTPLLKRTASARSALRPSPPSPLMVEKGNVLQKRKEWEMKSAM from the exons ATGGCGATGGTGCTCCGGGAAGGATGCGGAGCCCTTCCCCGCCTTCCCCCCGCCCTGCCCGGGTTGTGCTGGGGGCCCGGAGGGTGTGTGCGAGCCGAGCCGGGTCCCCGCTGCCCCGGTCCCGATCCCGGTGCGCGATGTGAGCGCATCCGCACCATGGCCCGGCAGAGAG ACCTGGACAAGCTGCTGTCGGACCTGCGGTCCTTCCTGCTCATCCTGGACCGGGAAAGCCTCAGCACTGTGGCTCGGGATAAGAAGAAATCAGTGGCTGAGCTCCTGTCACGGCTGCAGAGCCCATCGAGTGAGCGCGGGGCTGCGGATGCAGAGTACATGATCATGCGCTGCCTCTCGCCTTCCCCACAgggccagcccagccctg GAACCAGGATGATGGATGCAACAGGAGGGAGAACCTGTGAGTGCCACACAACCAGGAACCTGAGCCTGCACAGAGGG AGCAAGGTCCCTGGTGTCTCACCGTCCCCACCAGCCAATGGCTCCTATGAAGATGCTGAACCCCTCGGTCCTGGCCACTGCTCCGGTGAGCACCGCACCGCGTCACCTCCCCAGCACCCGCACGCACCAAGCACCCTGGTGCCAGCCCGGCTCTCAGGTGGTGCCGACACTGACAGCAGCCACTACGAGTCGTatgaggaggatgaggatggtgTGAAGGACCGTGCCCACTACCTGCGGCGGCCTCTGGGCACCGGCCGCGATGCTGAGCCCAGCGGGCGCCCCGAGGCGCAGCTCTGCGGCTTCCTCTGGAGGAAGCGCTGGCTGGGGCAGTGGGCAAAGCAGCTCTTCATCGTCCGCGAGCACGTGCTGCTGGTGAGCGGCCAACGAGGATGGATGAAGGCTGGGAATGGGGCCCCCAGCAGGTCCCTGAGCTCTGTTCTGCCTCTGCAGTGCTTCAGGTATGCCGCCGACCCGCAGCCGGTGCTGGAGCTGGACCTGCGGGGCTGCCACGTCACCTGTAAGGCCAAGCAAGGCAAGAAGATGCCGCACACCCTGAAGGTGACAGGGACAGCAGGAGAGGTGCTGGTCATCGGCTTCCAGAGCCGGCAGCAGGCTGAGGACTGGAGGAAG GTGATTGAAGAGGTCAGCAGCGATGCCCCAGGTGGGCTGGCATCCATCaacaccccaccaccaccatcctcCGGGCTCAGCAGG GCTggcaaggaggaagaggaggatcGCTCGCGGCAGAGCCCTGCCCGCAGCCGGCGGGCTGGAGAGGACGCTAAAGGAG GGTTCCTGTCGGTGCGGCTGCGCGGGCGCTGGCAGCGCCTGTGGTGCGCGGTGCGGCAGGGAGCCCTGCGCATGGTCCCGGAGCCCGGCAGCGCTCAGCGGCCCGTCTGCGCCCTGCGCCTGGAGGGGTGCGAGGTGACCCCCGGCGCGGCCACCGGCTCCCCCCAGCGCCTCCGCATCCGCATCGCCCAGCGCGGCCGGGAGCTCGCCCTGCTGCAG ACGCGTTCGGATGAGGAGAGGGAAGCCTGGTTGAAGACCCTGCAGGCCAGGGGAGGAGCGGAACCAGCCAGCAACAGCCCCCACAATGAGAAACCCAGGCTGGGCAATGCcagcagctgccctgctgcagg CGGGCTGCTCCTGCGCCATGTCCCGACACCCAATGCCTACATGGATGATCCCTTCGGGCAGCTCCCACCAGCCGAGGCTCCCAAGCATCTCTACTCCAACATGGAgcggctgcagcagctg cagcagaacttgGACCGAGCAGTGCAAGGGCAGCGCAGGAGGCCCGTGTCTGCACTGCCCATgggtgcctgcagcagcaccccgCAGGCAG caccagcagcagctctccgGAGCAGGGCAGCCAGCCCGCAGTGGGTGAAGGTGAGCCCTGATCTCTGGAGCAAGGATCTCTCCCAATCCCAGCGCACCCTGACGCTGCCTGAGAGGAAAGGAACTCGGGATGGGCTGGATATCCTCATCG GGAAAAGAGCCTTTCCgaagctggaggagaaggtgggGCAGCTGGAGAGGGCCTGCCACATGAAGGGCAGGCTGAAGGCTGGCTCCGAGATGAACCTGCTGACCATCGGCAAGTCACTGAAGGGCCACATCGCTGCCACCAGCGGCTCGGCTGGCTCCGAG CAGGGCTCATTCCTCACGCCGCTGCTAAAGCGCACGGCATCGGCCAGGAGCGCCCTGAGGCCATCACCACCCTCCCCGCTCATGGTGGAGAAGGGAaatgtgctgcagaagagaaag GAGTGGGAGATGAAGTCTGCGATGTGA
- the LOC115618560 gene encoding actin filament-associated protein 1-like isoform X7, whose translation MAMVLREGCGALPRLPPALPGLCWGPGGCVRAEPGPRCPGPDPGARCERIRTMARQRDLDKLLSDLRSFLLILDRESLSTVARDKKKSVAELLSRLQSPSSERGAADAEYMIMRCLSPSPQGQPSPGTRMMDATGGRTCECHTTRNLSLHRGSKVPGVSPSPPANGSYEDAEPLGPGHCSGEHRTASPPQHPHAPSTLVPARLSGGADTDSSHYESYEEDEDGVKDRAHYLRRPLGTGRDAEPSGRPEAQLCGFLWRKRWLGQWAKQLFIVREHVLLCFRYAADPQPVLELDLRGCHVTCKAKQGKKMPHTLKVTGTAGEVLVIGFQSRQQAEDWRKVIEEVSSDAPGGLASINTPPPPSSGLSRAGKEEEEDRSRQSPARSRRAGEDAKGGFLSVRLRGRWQRLWCAVRQGALRMVPEPGSAQRPVCALRLEGCEVTPGAATGSPQRLRIRIAQRGRELALLQTRSDEEREAWLKTLQARGGAEPASNSPHNEKPRLGNASSCPAAGGLLLRHVPTPNAYMDDPFGQLPPAEAPKHLYSNMERLQQLQQNLDRAVQGQRRRPVSALPMGACSSTPQAAPAAALRSRAASPQWVKVSPDLWSKDLSQSQRTLTLPERKGTRDGLDILIGKRAFPKLEEKVGQLERACHMKGRLKAGSEMNLLTIGKSLKGHIAATSGSAGSEQGSFLTPLLKRTASARSALRPSPPSPLMVEKGNVLQKRKEWEMKSAM comes from the exons ATGGCGATGGTGCTCCGGGAAGGATGCGGAGCCCTTCCCCGCCTTCCCCCCGCCCTGCCCGGGTTGTGCTGGGGGCCCGGAGGGTGTGTGCGAGCCGAGCCGGGTCCCCGCTGCCCCGGTCCCGATCCCGGTGCGCGATGTGAGCGCATCCGCACCATGGCCCGGCAGAGAG ACCTGGACAAGCTGCTGTCGGACCTGCGGTCCTTCCTGCTCATCCTGGACCGGGAAAGCCTCAGCACTGTGGCTCGGGATAAGAAGAAATCAGTGGCTGAGCTCCTGTCACGGCTGCAGAGCCCATCGAGTGAGCGCGGGGCTGCGGATGCAGAGTACATGATCATGCGCTGCCTCTCGCCTTCCCCACAgggccagcccagccctg GAACCAGGATGATGGATGCAACAGGAGGGAGAACCTGTGAGTGCCACACAACCAGGAACCTGAGCCTGCACAGAGGG AGCAAGGTCCCTGGTGTCTCACCGTCCCCACCAGCCAATGGCTCCTATGAAGATGCTGAACCCCTCGGTCCTGGCCACTGCTCCGGTGAGCACCGCACCGCGTCACCTCCCCAGCACCCGCACGCACCAAGCACCCTGGTGCCAGCCCGGCTCTCAGGTGGTGCCGACACTGACAGCAGCCACTACGAGTCGTatgaggaggatgaggatggtgTGAAGGACCGTGCCCACTACCTGCGGCGGCCTCTGGGCACCGGCCGCGATGCTGAGCCCAGCGGGCGCCCCGAGGCGCAGCTCTGCGGCTTCCTCTGGAGGAAGCGCTGGCTGGGGCAGTGGGCAAAGCAGCTCTTCATCGTCCGCGAGCACGTGCTGCTG TGCTTCAGGTATGCCGCCGACCCGCAGCCGGTGCTGGAGCTGGACCTGCGGGGCTGCCACGTCACCTGTAAGGCCAAGCAAGGCAAGAAGATGCCGCACACCCTGAAGGTGACAGGGACAGCAGGAGAGGTGCTGGTCATCGGCTTCCAGAGCCGGCAGCAGGCTGAGGACTGGAGGAAG GTGATTGAAGAGGTCAGCAGCGATGCCCCAGGTGGGCTGGCATCCATCaacaccccaccaccaccatcctcCGGGCTCAGCAGG GCTggcaaggaggaagaggaggatcGCTCGCGGCAGAGCCCTGCCCGCAGCCGGCGGGCTGGAGAGGACGCTAAAGGAG GGTTCCTGTCGGTGCGGCTGCGCGGGCGCTGGCAGCGCCTGTGGTGCGCGGTGCGGCAGGGAGCCCTGCGCATGGTCCCGGAGCCCGGCAGCGCTCAGCGGCCCGTCTGCGCCCTGCGCCTGGAGGGGTGCGAGGTGACCCCCGGCGCGGCCACCGGCTCCCCCCAGCGCCTCCGCATCCGCATCGCCCAGCGCGGCCGGGAGCTCGCCCTGCTGCAG ACGCGTTCGGATGAGGAGAGGGAAGCCTGGTTGAAGACCCTGCAGGCCAGGGGAGGAGCGGAACCAGCCAGCAACAGCCCCCACAATGAGAAACCCAGGCTGGGCAATGCcagcagctgccctgctgcagg CGGGCTGCTCCTGCGCCATGTCCCGACACCCAATGCCTACATGGATGATCCCTTCGGGCAGCTCCCACCAGCCGAGGCTCCCAAGCATCTCTACTCCAACATGGAgcggctgcagcagctg cagcagaacttgGACCGAGCAGTGCAAGGGCAGCGCAGGAGGCCCGTGTCTGCACTGCCCATgggtgcctgcagcagcaccccgCAGGCAG caccagcagcagctctccgGAGCAGGGCAGCCAGCCCGCAGTGGGTGAAGGTGAGCCCTGATCTCTGGAGCAAGGATCTCTCCCAATCCCAGCGCACCCTGACGCTGCCTGAGAGGAAAGGAACTCGGGATGGGCTGGATATCCTCATCG GGAAAAGAGCCTTTCCgaagctggaggagaaggtgggGCAGCTGGAGAGGGCCTGCCACATGAAGGGCAGGCTGAAGGCTGGCTCCGAGATGAACCTGCTGACCATCGGCAAGTCACTGAAGGGCCACATCGCTGCCACCAGCGGCTCGGCTGGCTCCGAG CAGGGCTCATTCCTCACGCCGCTGCTAAAGCGCACGGCATCGGCCAGGAGCGCCCTGAGGCCATCACCACCCTCCCCGCTCATGGTGGAGAAGGGAaatgtgctgcagaagagaaag GAGTGGGAGATGAAGTCTGCGATGTGA
- the LOC115618560 gene encoding actin filament-associated protein 1-like isoform X5: MAMVLREGCGALPRLPPALPGLCWGPGGCVRAEPGPRCPGPDPGARCERIRTMARQRDLDKLLSDLRSFLLILDRESLSTVARDKKKSVAELLSRLQSPSSERGAADAEYMIMRCLSPSPQGQPSPGTRMMDATGGRTCECHTTRNLSLHRGSKVPGVSPSPPANGSYEDAEPLGPGHCSGEHRTASPPQHPHAPSTLVPARLSGGADTDSSHYESYEEDEDGVKDRAHYLRRPLGTGRDAEPSGRPEAQLCGFLWRKRWLGQWAKQLFIVREHVLLVSGQRGWMKAGNGAPSRSLSSVLPLQCFRYAADPQPVLELDLRGCHVTCKAKQGKKMPHTLKVTGTAGEVLVIGFQSRQQAEDWRKVIEEVSSDAPGGLASINTPPPPSSGLSRAGKEEEEDRSRQSPARSRRAGEDAKGGFLSVRLRGRWQRLWCAVRQGALRMVPEPGSAQRPVCALRLEGCEVTPGAATGSPQRLRIRIAQRGRELALLQTRSDEEREAWLKTLQARGGAEPASNSPHNEKPRLGNASSCPAAGGLLLRHVPTPNAYMDDPFGQLPPAEAPKHLYSNMERLQQLQQNLDRAVQGQRRRPVSALPMGACSSTPQAAPAAALRSRAASPQWVKVSPDLWSKDLSQSQRTLTLPERKGTRDGLDILIGKRAFPKLEEKVGQLERACHMKGRLKAGSEMNLLTIGKSLKGHIAATSGSAGSERTASARSALRPSPPSPLMVEKGNVLQKRKEWEMKSAM; encoded by the exons ATGGCGATGGTGCTCCGGGAAGGATGCGGAGCCCTTCCCCGCCTTCCCCCCGCCCTGCCCGGGTTGTGCTGGGGGCCCGGAGGGTGTGTGCGAGCCGAGCCGGGTCCCCGCTGCCCCGGTCCCGATCCCGGTGCGCGATGTGAGCGCATCCGCACCATGGCCCGGCAGAGAG ACCTGGACAAGCTGCTGTCGGACCTGCGGTCCTTCCTGCTCATCCTGGACCGGGAAAGCCTCAGCACTGTGGCTCGGGATAAGAAGAAATCAGTGGCTGAGCTCCTGTCACGGCTGCAGAGCCCATCGAGTGAGCGCGGGGCTGCGGATGCAGAGTACATGATCATGCGCTGCCTCTCGCCTTCCCCACAgggccagcccagccctg GAACCAGGATGATGGATGCAACAGGAGGGAGAACCTGTGAGTGCCACACAACCAGGAACCTGAGCCTGCACAGAGGG AGCAAGGTCCCTGGTGTCTCACCGTCCCCACCAGCCAATGGCTCCTATGAAGATGCTGAACCCCTCGGTCCTGGCCACTGCTCCGGTGAGCACCGCACCGCGTCACCTCCCCAGCACCCGCACGCACCAAGCACCCTGGTGCCAGCCCGGCTCTCAGGTGGTGCCGACACTGACAGCAGCCACTACGAGTCGTatgaggaggatgaggatggtgTGAAGGACCGTGCCCACTACCTGCGGCGGCCTCTGGGCACCGGCCGCGATGCTGAGCCCAGCGGGCGCCCCGAGGCGCAGCTCTGCGGCTTCCTCTGGAGGAAGCGCTGGCTGGGGCAGTGGGCAAAGCAGCTCTTCATCGTCCGCGAGCACGTGCTGCTGGTGAGCGGCCAACGAGGATGGATGAAGGCTGGGAATGGGGCCCCCAGCAGGTCCCTGAGCTCTGTTCTGCCTCTGCAGTGCTTCAGGTATGCCGCCGACCCGCAGCCGGTGCTGGAGCTGGACCTGCGGGGCTGCCACGTCACCTGTAAGGCCAAGCAAGGCAAGAAGATGCCGCACACCCTGAAGGTGACAGGGACAGCAGGAGAGGTGCTGGTCATCGGCTTCCAGAGCCGGCAGCAGGCTGAGGACTGGAGGAAG GTGATTGAAGAGGTCAGCAGCGATGCCCCAGGTGGGCTGGCATCCATCaacaccccaccaccaccatcctcCGGGCTCAGCAGG GCTggcaaggaggaagaggaggatcGCTCGCGGCAGAGCCCTGCCCGCAGCCGGCGGGCTGGAGAGGACGCTAAAGGAG GGTTCCTGTCGGTGCGGCTGCGCGGGCGCTGGCAGCGCCTGTGGTGCGCGGTGCGGCAGGGAGCCCTGCGCATGGTCCCGGAGCCCGGCAGCGCTCAGCGGCCCGTCTGCGCCCTGCGCCTGGAGGGGTGCGAGGTGACCCCCGGCGCGGCCACCGGCTCCCCCCAGCGCCTCCGCATCCGCATCGCCCAGCGCGGCCGGGAGCTCGCCCTGCTGCAG ACGCGTTCGGATGAGGAGAGGGAAGCCTGGTTGAAGACCCTGCAGGCCAGGGGAGGAGCGGAACCAGCCAGCAACAGCCCCCACAATGAGAAACCCAGGCTGGGCAATGCcagcagctgccctgctgcagg CGGGCTGCTCCTGCGCCATGTCCCGACACCCAATGCCTACATGGATGATCCCTTCGGGCAGCTCCCACCAGCCGAGGCTCCCAAGCATCTCTACTCCAACATGGAgcggctgcagcagctg cagcagaacttgGACCGAGCAGTGCAAGGGCAGCGCAGGAGGCCCGTGTCTGCACTGCCCATgggtgcctgcagcagcaccccgCAGGCAG caccagcagcagctctccgGAGCAGGGCAGCCAGCCCGCAGTGGGTGAAGGTGAGCCCTGATCTCTGGAGCAAGGATCTCTCCCAATCCCAGCGCACCCTGACGCTGCCTGAGAGGAAAGGAACTCGGGATGGGCTGGATATCCTCATCG GGAAAAGAGCCTTTCCgaagctggaggagaaggtgggGCAGCTGGAGAGGGCCTGCCACATGAAGGGCAGGCTGAAGGCTGGCTCCGAGATGAACCTGCTGACCATCGGCAAGTCACTGAAGGGCCACATCGCTGCCACCAGCGGCTCGGCTGGCTCCGAG CGCACGGCATCGGCCAGGAGCGCCCTGAGGCCATCACCACCCTCCCCGCTCATGGTGGAGAAGGGAaatgtgctgcagaagagaaag GAGTGGGAGATGAAGTCTGCGATGTGA